The following is a genomic window from Actinomadura sp. WMMB 499.
CGTCCGCATGATCCGCCAGCCGCCCGCGTAGGTGCCGAGCGACAGCGCGCCCGCACAGGCCAGGATGACCCACAGCGGGACGTCCTGCCCGTCGGAGTGCCCGGTCGTGACCAGCGCGAGGACGATGATGCCCATCGTCTTCTGCGCGTCCTGCAGGCCGTGCCCGAGGGCCATCGACGCCGCCGACAGCGACTGCGCGATCCGGAACCGGCGCCCGATCCGTCCGGGATTGGCCCGCCGGAAGATCCACAGGATCGCGATCATGACCAGGTAGGTGAGCCCGAACCCGGCGACCGGGGAGATGACCATCGGGAGCGCGACCTTGTCCACCACCGTGGACCAGCTCACCGCGGACGCCGACGCGACGCCCGCGCCGACCACGCCGCCGATCAGCGCGTGCGAGGACGACGACGGCAGCCCGAAGTACCAGGTGATCATGTTCCAGGTGATCGCGCCCAGCACGCCGGCGGCGACGACCGTCAGGCCGTGCAGCCCGCTCGGCGGGGTGATCACCTCGCTGACGGTCTTGGCGACCTCGACGCCGAGCAGCGCGCCCAGCAGGTTCATCAGGGCCGCCATGATCAGCGCGGCCCGGGGCGTCAGGGCCCGCGTGGACACCGACGTCGCGATCGCGTTGGCGGCGTCGTGGAAGCCGTTGGTGTAGTCGAAGCCCAGCGCGATCAGCACGACCACGATGAGGACGGCCGTCTGCGCCTCCGACCGCAGGCCGATGGCGCCCGTCGCGATCACGACCAGCAGCCCGATCGCCAGCAGCGGCCAGAATCCCATCGGCCCGCGCCGGGCCTGCTCGGCCAGCGACGGCTCCTCGGCCGCGGACGGCTTGGTCAGCACCGCGCCGACCTTCCCGCCGACCTCGCGGCCGCTGCGGTCGCCCGGACCCGGCGGTTCGACCGGACCGCTCATGATTCCTTGACCGCGATGGTCTCGACCGTGTTGGCGACGCTCTCGAACGCGTCCGCGGCCTCCTCCAGCCGGTCGATGACCTGCTTCATCTTCATGACCATCAGGGTGTCGTGATCACCGTTGTTGAACAGGTGCGCCAGCAGCTTGCGGTAGACCTGGTCGCCCTGGTTCTCCAGCCGGTTGATCTCGATCCAGTACTCGTTGAGCTCCTTCATCGACCGCAGCCGCGGCATCGCCTCCGCGGTGAGCTCGGCGGCGCGCTCCAGGACCTCGACCATGTGGACGATCTCCTTGGGGAACTCGTCGATCTTGTAGAGCACGACGAGGTCCGCGGCCT
Proteins encoded in this region:
- a CDS encoding inorganic phosphate transporter, producing MGFWPLLAIGLLVVIATGAIGLRSEAQTAVLIVVVLIALGFDYTNGFHDAANAIATSVSTRALTPRAALIMAALMNLLGALLGVEVAKTVSEVITPPSGLHGLTVVAAGVLGAITWNMITWYFGLPSSSSHALIGGVVGAGVASASAVSWSTVVDKVALPMVISPVAGFGLTYLVMIAILWIFRRANPGRIGRRFRIAQSLSAASMALGHGLQDAQKTMGIIVLALVTTGHSDGQDVPLWVILACAGALSLGTYAGGWRIMRTLGRKVIELDPPKGFAAESTASVILYATAYIWHAPISTTHTITSCIMGAGATKRLSAVRWGVAGNIITAWILTMPMAALVAAVVYWIVHLFGG
- a CDS encoding DUF47 domain-containing protein; protein product: MRLRLTPREDSFYDMFADSANNLVTGARLLVELISDGADRPAIAEKMRACEHACDESTHAIMRRLNETFITPFDREDIYRLASTLDDVMDEMEEAADLVVLYKIDEFPKEIVHMVEVLERAAELTAEAMPRLRSMKELNEYWIEINRLENQGDQVYRKLLAHLFNNGDHDTLMVMKMKQVIDRLEEAADAFESVANTVETIAVKES